Proteins encoded in a region of the Paenibacillus sp. W2I17 genome:
- a CDS encoding SUMF1/EgtB/PvdO family nonheme iron enzyme — protein sequence MEKYGSDKVRFLKEIMDLMVPIEGGSIELRDFLNTDKWLSTDYTLSNPGSSKKTITWTEAIEPFHVMKYPVTQQLFHFVMHEEEIEPIVSKLPITEVSWMDAIAFCNELSRKLGRMECYTVTNESENTIYHKIANGFRLLSDAEWQYACKAGSTGYRYARIDQIAWYQGNSNGSVHKVGQLLPNPWGLYDLIGNVWEWCWDLYDAERYGNYRVFRGGSWAEVENNCGSTSRRKSMPNFKIDDLGFRIALTNP from the coding sequence ATGGAAAAGTACGGAAGTGACAAGGTACGTTTTCTAAAAGAAATAATGGATTTGATGGTACCCATAGAAGGCGGATCAATTGAACTACGCGATTTTCTTAATACAGATAAATGGCTTAGTACTGATTACACTTTATCTAACCCAGGAAGTAGTAAAAAGACTATAACGTGGACTGAAGCTATAGAGCCATTCCATGTAATGAAGTATCCAGTAACACAGCAGTTATTTCATTTTGTCATGCATGAAGAAGAAATAGAGCCGATTGTGAGTAAGCTGCCAATTACGGAAGTTTCGTGGATGGATGCTATCGCTTTCTGTAATGAGTTATCGAGAAAGCTTGGCAGGATGGAATGTTACACAGTTACAAACGAAAGTGAGAACACAATATATCACAAAATAGCGAATGGATTTCGATTACTGTCAGACGCTGAATGGCAGTATGCGTGCAAAGCAGGATCAACGGGATATCGGTATGCAAGAATTGATCAAATTGCATGGTATCAAGGAAATTCCAATGGATCTGTTCATAAAGTAGGACAGTTGCTTCCTAATCCATGGGGACTTTATGACTTGATCGGTAACGTCTGGGAATGGTGTTGGGATCTATATGATGCTGAACGATATGGGAACTATAGAGTTTTCAGGGGAGGCAGTTGGGCTGAAGTGGAGAACAATTGTGGTTCTACGAGTAGAAGGAAAAGCATGCCCAATTTCAAAATAGATGATCTTGGTTTTAGAATAGCACTTACAAATCCTTGA